Genomic segment of Octopus sinensis unplaced genomic scaffold, ASM634580v1 Contig15715, whole genome shotgun sequence:
tccttacaggggggacattactccccacgtggactactcagaggactgacattacaggggggacattactccccaagtatactactcagaggactgacattacaggggggacattactccccaagtggaCTACTTAGAGTACTCtccttacaggggggacattactccccaagtataCTACTTGGTCACGGTATACTACTTGGTCGATTTTTCTGACTGAAATCAAGATTTAAAGACAAAAGAGTAACAATTTAACAAAACTCAAATAGAAAATGCTTACTGGAAATTGCTAAGAAAGGAAGTATATAGTTGAGCTAGTCCGAGAAATAAATGCATTTGATATCTAAAAATCGATAGGTCAAATGATTTGTTGATCCTAATTAAGTCAGATTGCCGTTTTAACCATATCAACTAAATCGTAGTGCTGTCTGTTGATAAATCAATGTCTACAAATATGGCTGTCAAATTCTGGACATAATAGGATCTTAACTCGAATTTGTGCAAATAGTTTACGGTAAAGCTTAGTAATACAAAGTTAGAAGATGTTTTGCATATGCAACGCCAACCCTTACTTATAATTAGAATCTTTCATAAATAAGACCAGATCATTGGAAACTTTGACACTCGAATAAACGCTGACgctttcttttatagaaaaaagTTTACTTCATCTGAGTATTTGATATAACCGCTCACTCAGTCTATATGATAAGAGAAGTCTTGAATCGAGAtgtgttttgtctttttcttttggccATTCCTTTTTAATTGGAACCAAAAAAATTGTCGATATAGACAAGAGATTGGAATAGACATACTCCAAGTGAACTTGTTTTTGATCCAGGCTCCCTCAACAAGCTTCTGTTTTTTAAATAACAAGATAGAAAACATTAATATAACTGAATGACACAGTTTAAAGATATAGAAAATGTAAATATAGACACTGAAGCTGTTATAAAAACCTTTGACACACACCACCAGATGATCAATTATAATGGACCTAGAGCTAAAAGGGCTGTACGTAATATAATGTTAACATAAGGAATATTTCTAATCCCAAAACTATTCAGGACCCCGGCTGACAGCCATCACAATGGCGTCAATCTAGACGTTACTGGATAACGAATACCTCCGCATCGCAGTTTCTCTGCGCCTTGGATTGATGCCTTGCAGTCAGACGATTGGCACACAATGACTACACCCGCTATCTTGCTGTCATAGCGCTGGCCATTTCCCCTGCCACTCTGAACTTAATGATATGGTAAGCCATGCCCTACGGGATTCCCTAATGTGTTCAAAGCTTGTTTCTCTAATGTGTGAAAGGAGACTGATTCTTAATAAAATCAAGAATCCTAATGATAAACGCATCTATGCCGTTCTTAGTTTGTATTGTGGGATTTATTCACATGCATACTTTAATTATAAAATGTACTAAATGCATTGTGAAATTTTTCATTGTAAAATAATGTAGTCCAGACGtcaccaaactacggcccgcgggccggatccggcccgcgacaacattttatccggcccgcgcactatttcgagatattcaattaataccttaataattaacttaaataaaaactttaattaaaaaattaaactattttgcaagatttaattcgaaaaaaaacttatcagcattaacgttaaatttttctttgttgctatgtctaatatgaaaagaaaggttGACCGCGAATGCCgtgtattcaataaattatgGGAATTGAAGTATTTTTTTGCGAAAGATGAATTAAAGCAGAAAGCTTATTGTTTAATATGCCACGAACATCTCTCTGTTATGAAGGAGTATAACATTCGACGTCATTATGAAACGAATCATGCTCCGATATATTCCAAGTACACTGGAAAGCTACGTGAGGATAAAGTTGAATCACTGAAACGCACTTTACAAATTCAACAaggccttataaaaaaaaattttgaaaataatgaaaatgtaacaAGAGCTGGAAACGAGATAACGAAAATTATTTCACAACACGGGAAACCCTTTAGTGATGGGATGTATATCAAAAATTGCATTATTGAAGCAGTTAATTGTTTGTGCccactaaattcttccttatttgatGGAATAAGTTTGTCGGCGAGTTCTGTATCACGGAGAACTGAAGagcttggaaaaaatatatattacaaatttgtGAAAAGACAAGTAATATGTTGTGGTATTCTCTTGCATTGGATGAGTCAGTTGACATTTCGGGAACATCgcaacttcttatttttattcgtgGAGTTGATGAGAATATTTCCATAACTGAAGAACTGGCATCTGTTTGTTCTATTCATGGAACAACcactggaaaagatatttttgatGAATTGGAACAAACTATAAGTGACTATAACCTTGAATGGGAGAAACTGAGTTGTGTTACGATTGACGGGGCAAAGAATATGGCTGGTTCTAAAAAGGGTCTAGTTGGGCAAATAACTAATAAATTGGAGGAATTACATATTTCAAACACTTTGTTCATTCATTGCATCCTTCATCAGCACGCACTATGTGCGAAGGCTcttaatatttcatgtgtgttgAATCCAGTTATTCGCATAATAAACTTTGTTCGAGGGAGCTCACTTAATCACCGTCAGTTTAAAGTTTTACTTGACGATTTTGGATCTGAATATTTTGACTTACCATATTACACTGCAGTTAGATGGCTTAGCTGTGGTAAtgtattaaatagattttataaactCCGAAGTGAGATTGATATTTTTCTAACCAGTAAAAATAACTATTATCCCGAATTATCAGATCTTGCTTGGctatcaaaattatcatttttggttGATGTTACAACTCACATGAATGAGCTAAATCTGAAATTACAAGGAAAGGAAAACTTAATTTGTGATTTCTACAGGATAATTAAAGCATTTCGACAAAAATTGATGTTATTCGAGTCACAACTTGGAGTACGTCAGTTTTCAcacttttcttgttttaaaagtttttgtgaGGCAAACTGTAATGAGATCGACATTACTTTCCAAATTGGAATTATCAAAgaattaaaacatcattttttacataagttttctGAACTTGACAAAATTGAAAGCGATATAATTTTGTTCGAAAATCCATTTTCTTGTAATGTTGAAAATGTTCAACATGAATTACAATTAGAAGTTATTGACTTACAATCAAATGAACAGCTCAAAGATTGTCACAGACGGACCAAACTCGCTGAGTTCTACGAATATCTCAAGGATGATGAGTTTCCGAGACTAAAGAATTTTGCGATAaagatgatttctatatttggcaCAACTTACCAATGTGAGCAAACGTTTTCGAGGATGAAATATGTTAAGTCTGCCCATCGTGCAAGATTGACTGACGGACACTTAAAATCAATTTTCATGATAGGAtgcagcaatttaaaaccaaatattgatgaacttatcaaaaaaagatcacagttccatagctctcattaaaatttttgtttactttatttttgtttaaattagcaacgcacactgcgtcctcgCCGCTGGAACTTAACTATTTTCGGTGTtaattttccaaaaaaaaaaaatgagtcattaattaaaaaaaaaaaaaaattgtaaaaaacacACTTATGAATTTCTAGTAAAATTATAATCCTATGCACGTGCTCCGGCCCGCGTTCATTGTGTTGGGGTCAATCCGGTCCGCGAgtgcaaaaagtttggtgacccctgatctatttgattaaatttaatt
This window contains:
- the LOC115230518 gene encoding general transcription factor II-I repeat domain-containing protein 2A-like, with protein sequence MLWYSLALDESVDISGTSQLLIFIRGVDENISITEELASVCSIHGTTTGKDIFDELEQTISDYNLEWEKLSCVTIDGAKNMAGSKKGLVGQITNKLEELHISNTLFIHCILHQHALCAKALNISCVLNPVIRIINFVRGSSLNHRQFKVLLDDFGSEYFDLPYYTAVRWLSCGNVLNRFYKLRSEIDIFLTSKNNYYPELSDLAWLSKLSFLVDVTTHMNELNLKLQGKENLICDFYRIIKAFRQKLMLFESQLGVRQFSHFSCFKSFCEANCNEIDITFQIGIIKELKHHFLHKFSELDKIESDIILFENPFSCNVENVQHELQLEVIDLQSNEQLKDCHRRTKLAEFYEYLKDDEFPRLKNFAIKMISIFGTTYQYLASDQYLCDFLWNSGSRFGNFYWNASRLPTDSAVC